In one Dermatophilaceae bacterium Sec6.4 genomic region, the following are encoded:
- the rpsT gene encoding 30S ribosomal protein S20 codes for MANIKSQIKRVKTNAIRTERNKAHKSEVRTWIRKVREAAESGDKPAAEEALRTAGKKLDKAVTKGVIHKNQAANKKSAMAKKVNAL; via the coding sequence GTGGCAAACATCAAGTCGCAGATCAAGCGGGTCAAGACCAACGCGATCCGCACGGAGCGCAACAAGGCTCACAAGTCCGAGGTGCGCACCTGGATCCGCAAGGTCCGTGAGGCCGCCGAGTCCGGTGACAAGCCGGCCGCCGAAGAGGCGCTGCGTACCGCAGGCAAGAAGCTGGACAAGGCCGTGACCAAGGGCGTTATCCACAAGAATCAGGCCGCCAACAAGAAGTCGGCGATGGCCAAGAAGGTCAACGCGCTCTGA
- the holA gene encoding DNA polymerase III subunit delta — translation MSQTPAFVLISGPERVLAQRGLDSALDVYRAADPRSEVVRLTASDYLAGSLLVHASPSLFGGTTVVVVQDVDEATDDLQSDLLTVIGQGVLDDLRLVVMHKGGNRAKRVLDALKGAGARRIDAPAIKTDREKHEFLTHEFRRERRKATPEAVRALLEAVGRDVSELASAAKQLVDDTQGLIDVEQVERYHGGRVDASGFRVADAAVAGEASEALRLLRHAISSGVDPVPIVAVLASQLRQIARVATAGGGSAASLASTLGMAPWQVDRARTAARGWDGERLGAAIQAVAAADFAVKGGGRDPVYAVEHAILTITRHRGTR, via the coding sequence ATGTCGCAGACGCCCGCCTTCGTCCTGATCTCAGGCCCGGAGCGGGTGCTTGCCCAGCGCGGCCTGGACAGCGCGTTGGATGTCTACCGCGCCGCTGACCCTCGGTCGGAGGTGGTGCGCCTCACCGCATCGGACTACCTGGCCGGTTCGCTTCTGGTGCATGCCAGCCCGAGCCTGTTCGGCGGCACCACCGTGGTGGTCGTGCAGGACGTTGACGAAGCAACCGATGACCTGCAATCCGACCTGCTGACCGTCATCGGTCAGGGCGTGCTCGATGACCTGCGGCTGGTCGTCATGCACAAGGGCGGCAACCGCGCCAAGCGGGTTCTGGATGCTCTCAAAGGCGCCGGGGCGCGGCGTATCGATGCGCCGGCGATCAAGACCGACCGCGAGAAACACGAATTTCTGACCCACGAGTTCCGCCGAGAGCGGCGCAAGGCGACCCCGGAGGCCGTCCGGGCATTGCTGGAGGCCGTCGGCCGCGACGTGTCCGAGCTCGCGTCAGCCGCGAAACAACTGGTCGACGACACGCAGGGCCTGATCGACGTCGAACAGGTCGAGAGGTACCACGGGGGCAGAGTCGACGCGTCCGGATTCCGGGTGGCCGACGCGGCGGTCGCGGGTGAGGCGTCCGAGGCGCTACGGCTGTTGCGGCACGCCATTTCATCAGGTGTCGACCCGGTCCCGATCGTGGCCGTCCTGGCGAGTCAACTACGACAGATCGCACGGGTGGCGACCGCGGGCGGCGGGTCCGCCGCATCACTCGCCAGCACGCTGGGAATGGCGCCCTGGCAGGTCGACCGCGCTCGCACAGCGGCGCGGGGGTGGGACGGTGAGCGACTCGGCGCGGCGATTCAGGCGGTCGCCGCGGCCGACTTCGCGGTCAAGGGCGGTGGCCGGGACCCGGTCTACGCCGTCGAGCACGCCATCCTGACCATCACCCGCCACCGAGGCACCCGCTGA
- a CDS encoding helicase C-terminal domain-containing protein encodes MPADLDDLLAAAVQGVGGTPREGQSRMAHAVHDALADDTHLLAQAGTGTGKSLAYLVPAIAHAVQSGKPAIIATATLALQAQIVDRDLPRIADALAPVLGRRPTYGLVKGRRNYVCVNKLGGGYPDDDGDGLLSVGEVDQQAGRLGAEVLRLREWADETESGDRDDLVPGVSERAWRQVSVSALECLGSKCPMVTECFVEQARTHAKDCDVVVTNHSFMAIDAFEGRRMLPEHDLLVIDEGHELVDRVTSTVTDELSAGMAGAAARRCGRLADTSAMTDAGEFVQSVLERLAPGRLTGLPEDLALGLGRLRDTARDVISQLKPEQGAAADGGRQVAQAAVDEVFDTAARVLEQRALDVAWISDDPRRGHLLRVAPMSVAMALRDAVFGERTVVITSATLELGGSFDAIAGSLGLRGAGGPSWKGLDVGSPFDYPSQAIAYVARALPAPGRDGPSEAMLDEIETLIRAAGGRTLGLFSSRRAAQVAAEAMRERLGTTFPVLCQGDDQIATLVRQFASDAATCLFGTMTLWQGVDVPGSACQLVLIDRIPFPRPDDPLASARTEEIARRGGNGFMAVSATHAALRLAQGAGRLIRRADDRGVVAFLDPRMVTARYAGFLQSTLPPFWPTSDRALVLNALRRLDETATPLVAVQAKERRPAANSPAPVVRDDDTSALATPSTDGPVEHPAPAESFTPVATPLPDASSPQQDLLDSLRAQVAHVESQPLAQPSIMPLGANRPLAPQQPAVDRVPVAEEQPQEPEPARAEPTLRVVAADGERVWSADDDDELRDGVEMGLDAAELAEHLGIPAAEVAARSVVLGLDLQH; translated from the coding sequence ATGCCCGCCGACCTGGACGACTTGCTTGCCGCTGCTGTCCAGGGTGTGGGCGGCACACCCCGCGAAGGGCAGTCGCGGATGGCGCACGCGGTGCACGATGCGCTCGCCGACGACACCCATCTGCTCGCGCAGGCGGGCACGGGCACCGGTAAGTCGCTGGCCTACCTGGTGCCCGCCATCGCGCACGCGGTGCAGAGTGGCAAGCCCGCGATCATCGCTACCGCGACGCTGGCACTGCAGGCGCAGATCGTCGACCGCGACCTGCCGCGCATCGCCGACGCGCTCGCCCCGGTGCTCGGCCGCCGACCGACGTACGGGCTGGTCAAGGGCCGCCGCAACTATGTATGTGTCAACAAGCTCGGGGGTGGGTACCCGGATGACGACGGTGACGGGCTGCTGTCGGTCGGCGAGGTCGACCAGCAGGCCGGCCGGCTCGGCGCCGAAGTGCTGCGACTGCGTGAATGGGCCGACGAGACCGAGTCCGGGGACCGCGACGACCTGGTTCCCGGCGTCAGCGAACGCGCGTGGCGGCAGGTATCGGTATCGGCTCTGGAGTGTCTGGGCTCGAAGTGTCCGATGGTGACCGAGTGCTTCGTGGAGCAGGCCCGTACCCACGCCAAGGACTGCGACGTCGTGGTGACCAACCACAGCTTTATGGCGATCGACGCCTTCGAGGGCCGTCGGATGCTGCCCGAGCACGACCTGCTGGTCATCGATGAGGGCCATGAGCTGGTCGACCGCGTGACCTCGACCGTCACCGACGAGCTGTCCGCCGGGATGGCCGGCGCGGCTGCCCGGCGTTGCGGGCGACTCGCCGACACCTCGGCGATGACCGACGCGGGTGAGTTCGTGCAGAGCGTGCTGGAGCGGTTGGCGCCCGGCCGGTTGACCGGCTTGCCGGAGGATCTCGCGCTCGGGCTGGGCCGGTTGCGCGATACCGCCCGAGACGTCATCAGTCAGCTCAAACCGGAGCAGGGCGCCGCAGCCGACGGTGGTCGCCAGGTCGCGCAGGCCGCCGTCGACGAGGTGTTCGACACCGCCGCCCGGGTGCTGGAGCAGCGGGCGTTGGACGTGGCGTGGATCTCCGATGATCCGCGCCGGGGCCACCTGCTGCGCGTCGCGCCGATGAGCGTGGCGATGGCGTTGCGTGACGCTGTCTTCGGCGAACGCACCGTCGTGATCACCTCGGCCACGCTGGAGCTGGGCGGCAGCTTCGATGCCATCGCAGGCAGCCTGGGCCTGCGCGGTGCGGGCGGGCCCAGCTGGAAGGGGCTGGACGTCGGTTCACCGTTCGACTATCCGAGCCAGGCGATCGCCTACGTCGCCCGGGCGCTCCCGGCACCGGGGCGCGACGGCCCGAGCGAGGCGATGCTGGACGAGATCGAGACATTGATCCGGGCAGCGGGCGGGCGGACCCTGGGGCTGTTCTCCTCCCGCCGGGCGGCCCAAGTTGCCGCCGAGGCCATGCGTGAGCGGCTGGGCACGACCTTCCCGGTCCTGTGCCAGGGGGATGACCAGATCGCGACCCTGGTGCGGCAGTTCGCCTCCGACGCAGCCACCTGCCTGTTCGGGACGATGACGCTGTGGCAGGGCGTCGACGTGCCGGGCAGTGCGTGCCAGCTGGTGCTGATCGACCGCATCCCGTTCCCACGCCCGGACGACCCGCTCGCGTCCGCGCGCACCGAGGAGATCGCCCGCCGGGGCGGCAACGGCTTCATGGCGGTATCGGCGACGCATGCCGCGCTGCGGCTGGCGCAGGGTGCGGGCCGGTTGATCCGCCGCGCCGATGACAGGGGAGTGGTGGCCTTTCTGGACCCCCGCATGGTGACCGCGCGGTATGCCGGATTCCTGCAGTCCACCCTGCCGCCGTTCTGGCCGACCAGCGACCGCGCCCTGGTGCTCAACGCGCTACGCCGGCTGGACGAGACCGCGACGCCGCTCGTAGCGGTGCAGGCCAAGGAGCGACGCCCTGCCGCCAACTCGCCGGCCCCCGTCGTGCGTGACGACGACACGTCTGCGCTCGCGACGCCCTCCACAGATGGGCCCGTCGAGCACCCCGCACCGGCGGAGAGCTTCACACCGGTTGCCACCCCGCTGCCCGACGCGTCAAGTCCCCAGCAGGACCTTCTCGACAGCCTGCGCGCGCAGGTGGCCCACGTTGAATCGCAGCCGCTGGCCCAGCCCTCGATCATGCCGCTGGGCGCCAACCGGCCGCTCGCCCCGCAGCAGCCGGCTGTGGACCGCGTCCCCGTGGCCGAGGAACAGCCGCAGGAGCCTGAGCCGGCCCGTGCGGAACCCACCTTGCGGGTCGTCGCAGCAGACGGTGAGCGGGTCTGGAGCGCCGACGACGACGACGAATTACGCGATGGCGTCGAGATGGGGTTGGACGCAGCCGAGCTGGCAGAACACCTCGGCATTCCGGCTGCAGAGGTGGCGGCGCGGTCCGTTGTGCTCGGCCTGGACCTGCAGCACTGA